In the genome of Raphanus sativus cultivar WK10039 unplaced genomic scaffold, ASM80110v3 Scaffold1494, whole genome shotgun sequence, one region contains:
- the LOC130504324 gene encoding probable phosphoglucomutase, cytoplasmic 1 codes for MAFKVTLVSTSPIDGQKPGTSGLRKKVKVFKQPNYLENFVQATFNALTPEKVKGATLVVSGDGRYYSKDAVQIIIKMAAANGVRRVWVGKNTLMSTPAVSAVIRERSGADGSKATGAFILTASHNPGGPTEDFGIKYNMENGGPAPESITDKIYENTKTIKEYPIAADLPNVDISAVGVTSFEGPEGKFDVEVFDSADDYVKLMKSIFDFESIRKLLSSPKFTFCYDALHGVAGAYAHRIFVEELGAQESALLNCVPKEDFGGGHPDPNLTYAKELVARMGLGKSDTGVEPPEFGAAADGDADRNMILGKRFFVTPSDSVAIIAANAIGAIPYFSSGLKGVARSMPTSAALDVVAKSLNLKFFEVPTGWKFFGNLMDAGMCSVCGEESFGTGSDHIREKDGIWAVLAWMSILAHKNKDSIDGDTKLVMVEDIVRQHWATYGRHYYTRYDYENVDAGKAKELMEHLVKLQSSIPEVNKIVKGIRSDVANVSSADEFEYKDPVDGSISKHQGIRYLFEDGSRLVFRLSGTGSEGATIRLYIEQYEKDASKIGRESQEALSPLVDIALKLSKMEEFTGRSAPTVIT; via the exons GTGAAAGTGTTCAAGCAACCTAATTACCTGGAGAATTTTGTGCAAGCAACGTTTAATGCTCTTACTCCTGAGAAAGTCAAAG GTGCCACGCTCGTGGTCTCTGGTGATGGTCGTTATTACTCAAAGGATGCTGTTCAG ATCATAATTAAGATGGCAGCAGCTAATGGTGTACGACGTGTGTGGGTTGGTAAAAACACTCTGATGTCAACCCCTGCTGTATCAGCTGTGATTCGTGAAAGATCAGGGGCTGAT GGATCGAAAGCAACTGGAGCATTTATCTTAACAGCAAGTCACAACCCTGGTGGCCCTACTGAG GATTTTGGAATCAAATACAATATGGAAAACGGAGGGCCTGCTCCTGAATCAATCACTGATAAGATTTACGAGAACACTAAAACAATCAAGGAGTACCCAATAGCAGCAGATCTACCCAAT GTTGATATTTCTGCAGTTGGTGTAACCAGTTTTGAGGGTCCTGAAGGAAAATTTGATGTTGAAGTTTTTGATTCCGCAGATGACTACGTTAAACTAATGAA GTCAATCTTTGACTTCGAATCCATCCGGAAGTTGCTTTCATCTCCAAAATTTACGTTCTG CTATGATGCCTTACACGGCGTTGCTGGGGCCTATGCACATCGCATCTTTGTGGAAGAACTCGGTGCGCAAGAAAGTGCCTTGTTGAACTGCGTACCCAag GAGGACTTTGGAGGAGGCCATCCGGATCCCAATCTGACCTATGCTAAGGAGCTTGTGGCACGAATGGGACTAGGTAAATCCGACACTGGAGTTGAACCTCCAGAGTTTGGTGCCGCTGCTGACGGTGATGCAGACCGTAACATGATCCTTGGTAAAAG gttCTTTGTAACTCCTTCGGATTCAGTTGCCATAATTGCTGCAAATGCCATTGGAGCCATACCGTACTTCAGCTCTGGTTTGAAAGGTGTTGCAAG GAGCATGCCGACCTCAGCTGCTCTAGATGTCGTTGCAAAAAGCTTGAATTTGAAGTTCTTTGAG GTTCCAACAGGCTGGAAGTTTTTTGGTAATCTGATGGATGCCGGGATGTGttccgtctgtggggaagaaagtTTTGGAACTG GCTCCGATCATATCCGTGAGAAAGATGGGATATGGGCAGTTCTTGCGTGGATGTCCATACTGGCTCACAAGAACAAGGATAGCATTGACGGTGACACTAAACTGGTGATGGTTGAAGACATTGTCCGCCAGCACTGGGCTACCTATGGCCGTCACTACTACACTCGTTACGACTACGAG AATGTGGACGCAGGTAAAGCTAAGGAGCTGATGGAGCATTTGGTCAAATTGCAATCTTCAATTCCTGAAGTCAACAA gATTGTGAAAGGAATCCGCTCGGACGTGGCGAATGTCTCCAGTGCGGATGAGTTCGAGTACAAAGATCCAGTTGACGGATCTATCTCAAAGCACCAGGGAATCCGTTACCTGTTTGAGGATGGATCACGACTT gTTTTCCGTCTGTCTGGAACTGGCTCGGAAGGAGCAACCATCAGACTCTACATTGAACAGTACGAGAAGGATGCTTCTAAAATAGGACGAGAGTCCCAGGAAGCTCTGTCTCCTCTG GTTGACATAGCTCTGAAGCTGTCCAAGATGGAGGAGTTCACGGGCCGATCAGCCCCCACCGTCATAACCTAA